One Ictalurus punctatus breed USDA103 chromosome 10, Coco_2.0, whole genome shotgun sequence genomic region harbors:
- the lsm4 gene encoding U6 snRNA-associated Sm-like protein LSm4: MLPLSLLKTAQNHPMLVELKNGETYNGHLVSCDNWMNINLREVICTSRDGDKFWRMPECYIRGSTIKYLRIPDEIIDMVKEEVVSKGRGRGGMQQNKQQGKGRGGGAGRGVFGGRGRGMQGAGRGQPQDKKPGKPQGVKNQH; the protein is encoded by the exons ATG cTTCCACTGTCTTTACTGAAAACAGCACAGAACCACCCTATG CTGGTGGAGCTGAAGAACGGGGAGACGTACAACGGTCATCTGGTCAGCTGTGACAACTGGATGAACATCAATTTAAGAGAAGTCATCTGCACCTCCCGG GATGGAGATAAGTTCTGGAGGATGCCCGAATGCTACATCCGAGGAAGCACGATCAAATACCTGCGGATCCCCGACGAAATCATCGACATGGTGAAAGAGGAGGTGGTGTCCAAGGGCCGTGGCCGGGGCGGCATGCAGCAGAATAAACAGCAGGGAAaaggcagaggaggaggagctggCCGAG GTGTGTTTGGTGGCCGGGGTAGAGGCATGCAAGGTGCTGGCCGTGGACagccacaagacaaaaagcctgGAAAACCACAGGGCGTCAAAAACCAGcactga
- the rab3ab gene encoding RAB3A, member RAS oncogene family, b, whose translation MASATDNRYGQKESADQNFDYMFKILIIGNSSVGKTSFLFRYADDSFTPAFVSTVGIDFKVKTIYRNDKRIKLQIWDTAGQERYRTITTAYYRGAMGFILMYDITNEESFAAVQDWSTQIKTYSWDNAQVLLVGNKCDMDDERVVASERGRQLSEHLGFEFFEASAKDNINVKQTFERLVDIICEKMSESLDAGDPAVTGAKQGPQLTEQPAAPHQDCAC comes from the exons ATGGCCTCTGCTACAGATAACCGTTATGGACAAAAGGAGTCCGCTGACCAGAACTTTGATTATATGTTCAAGATCCTGATCATCGGCAACAGCAGTGTAGGAAAGACCAGCTTTCTGTTTCGCTATGCAGATGATTCCTTCACTCCGGCTTTCGTTAGCACAGTGGGCATTGACTTTAAGGTGAAGACCATCTATAGAAACGACAAGAGGATCAAGCTGCAGATTTGG GACACAGCAGGGCAGGAGCGCTACAGGACCATCACTACAGCCTACTACAGGGGAGCCATGGGCTTTATCCTCATGTATGATATCACCAACGAAGAGTCTTTCGCTGCTGTACAGGACTG GTCCACACAGATAAAAACATACTCATGGGATAATGCCCAGGTGCTTTTGGTGGGCAACAAGTGTGACATGGATGATGAAAGGGTGGTGGCTTCTGAGAGGGGACGGCAACTTTCTGAACATCTTG GGTTTGAGTTTTTTGAGGCCAGtgccaaagacaacatcaacGTAAAGCAGACCTTTGAGCGCCTGGTGGACATCATCTGCGAGAAGATGTCAGAGAGCCTTGATGCCGGAGACCCAGCCGTCACAGGAGCCAAACAGGGTCCACAGCTCACTGAGCAGCCGGCCGCTCCACACCAGGACTGCGCTTGCTAA
- the ddx49 gene encoding probable ATP-dependent RNA helicase DDX49: MAAFASLGLSEWLVDQCKQMGITRPTPVQENCMPAILEGRDCMGCAKTGSGKTAAFVLPVLQKLSEDPYGIFCLVLTPTRELAYQIAEQFRALGKPLGLRDCIIVGGMDMVTQGLELSKKPHVVVATPGRLADHIRSSDTFDMKRLRFLILDEADRLLEQGCTDFTKDLEVILSIVPAKRQTLLFSATLTDTLQELKSIAMNKPFFWEHKSEVRTVEELDQRYILTPEKVKDAYLVNLIQKFQDEHDDWSIMVFTNTCKNCQILTMMLREFKFPTIALHSMMKQKQRFANLAKFKSNIFKILIATDVAARGLDIPTVQVVINHNTPGLPKNYIHRVGRTARAGRNGVSITLVTQYDIHLISAIEEQIQAKLKEYPVQEKEVLKILTQVNVTRRQCEIKLEATDFDEKKEINKRKQMILEGKDPDLEEKRKNELAKIKREKTKFKGRIQEAIQKKKGKMLKKRATCKTAPSQTVPGPS, from the exons ATGGCAGCGTTTGCGTCTCTTGGCCTGTCCGAGTGGCTAGTTGATCAGTGTAAACAGATGGGTATCACCCGACCGACCCCGGTGCAAGAAAATTGCATGCCAGCTATTTTGGAAG GTCGAGACTGTATGGGCTGTGCAAAAACTGGAAGCGGAAAAACAGCAGCATTTGTGCTTCCGGTGCTGCAGAAGTTATCTGAAGATCCCTACGGCATCTTCTGTTTGGTGTTAACGCCTACAAG GGAACTGGCTTATCAGATAGCTGAACAGTTTAGAGCTTTGGGAAAGCCTCTGGGACTGAGAGACTGTATCATTGTTGGAGGAATGG ACATGGTGACTCAGGGTTTGGAGCTTTCCAAAAAGCCCCACGTTGTTGTCGCTACACCTGGGAGATTAGCAGATCACATTCGAAGTTCGGACACGTTTGATATGAAGAGACTCCGATTCCTG ATCCTGGATGAGGCAGATCGTTTGCTGGAGCAGGGCTGCACAGATTTCACTAAGGACCTAGAAGTTATTCTCAGTATTGTACCGGCGAAACGGCAAACGCTGCTTTTCAGTGCGACGCTGACAGACACGCTGCAGGAACTCAAGAGCATTGCTATGAACAAGCCTTTCTTCTGGGAGCACAAATCCGA AGTGCGAACAGTGGAAGAGCTAGACCAGCGATACATCTTAACGCCCGAGAAAGTCAAAGATGCGTACCTGGTGAATCTTATCCAAAAATTCCAAGATGAACACGATGACTGGTCTATCATGGTTTTCACCAACACATGCAA AAATTGCCAAATACTCACAATGATGCTTCGGGAGTTCAAATTTCCTACCATCGCCTTGCATTCCATGATGAAACAG AAACAACGCTTTGCGAACCTTGCCAAGTTCAAATCCAATATCTTCAAGATCCTCATAGCTACAGATGTAGCTGCCAG GGGCTTGGATATACCTACAGTGCAGGTTGTCATCAATCATAATACCCCCGGGTTGCCAAAAAACTACATTCACAGAGTAGGCAGAACTGCACGTGCAG GAAGAAATGGTGTTTCCATTACACTGGTCACACAGTACGACATTCATTTGATCAGTGCTATTGAGGAGCAGATCC AGGCCAAGCTGAAGGAGTATCCAGTTCAAGAGAAAGAGGTGCTGAAGATTCTTACCCAAGTCAACGTGACGAGACGACAGTGTGAGATT aaACTGGAAGCAACAGATTTTGATGAGAAAAAGGAAATCAACAAAAGGAAGCAAATGATTCTTGAAGGGAAA gACCCTGATTTggaagagaagaggaagaatgAGCTTGccaaaataaaaagagaaaaaacgaAATTCAAGGGAAGAATTCAGGAAGCCATccagaagaagaaaggaaagatgCTGAAAAAAAGAGCGACGTGTAAAACAGCTCCAAGCCAAACTGTTCCAGGACCCTCataa
- the klhl26 gene encoding kelch-like protein 26, which produces MAELDGGELSASRSQSSMANNKNSTLRCTFSAPSHSNSLLRGLSALRDQGQLLDVELTVNNECFQVHKAVLASCSDYFRAMFTGGMKESNQATIELKGLSARGLKHIIDFAYSSEVTLDLDCIQDVLGAAVFLQMVPVVELCEEFLKSAMSVETCLNIGQMAAAFSLSSLKESVDAFTFRHFLQIAEEEDFLHIPMERLVFFLQSNKLKGCTEIDLFHAAIRWLRHDDSRRPAANEVLRHVRFPLMRSSELVDRVQTVDIMVEDVLCRQYLLEAFNYQILPFRQHEMQSPRTVIRSDVVSLIAFGGTPYTDNDRTVSSKVYCLAESTARQFKELTDMESGCSHACVSVLDNFVYVVGGQHLQYRSGEGAVDICFRYDPHLNQWLRIRPMQESRIQFQLNVLQGQLYATGGRNRSGSLSSVECYCPKKNEWTYVDSLKRRIWGHAGATCGDKLYISGGYGVSVEDKKSLHCYDPATDQWDFKCPMNEPRVLHAMISVNERVYALGGRMDHVDRCFDVLAVEYYVPETDQWTTVSPMRAGQSEAGCCLLDRKIYVVGGYNWHLNNVTSIVQVYNTEMDEWERDLHFPESFAGIACTPIILPQTATQR; this is translated from the exons ATGGCGGAGTTGGATGGTGGGGAACTCTCTGCGAGTCGTTCACAGAGCAG catggCCAACAATAAGAACAGCACCCTTCGCTGCACATTCTCAGCTCCCAGTCACAGTAACTCACTTCTTAGGGGGCTTTCTGCACTGCGAGACCAAGGCCAGTTACTGGATGTAGAACTCACAGTCAACAACGAATGCTTCCAGGTGCACAAAGCAGTGCTGGCATCCTGCAGTGACTACTTTAG agccATGTTCACTGGTGGGATGAAAGAATCAAACCAAGCAACAATTGAGCTTAAGGGCTTGTCTGCACGTGGCTTAAAACACATCATCGATTTCGCCTATAGCTCGGAGGTCACGCTCGACCTCGACTGCATCCAGGATGTGCTTGGGGCAGCGGTCTTCCTTCAGATGGTGCCAGTTGTGGAGCTCTGTGAAGAGTTCCTGAAATCAGCCATGAGCGTCGAGACTTGTTTGAACATCGGTCAGATGGCTGCCGCCTTCAGCTTGTCCTCTCTGAAGGAATCCGTGGACGCGTTCACGTTCCGTCACTTCCTGCAGATTGCCGAAGAGGAGGATTTCCTGCATATCCCCATGGAACGGCTGGTGTTTTTCCTGCAGAGCAACAAGCTGAAGGGATGTACCGAGATTGATTTGTTCCACGCGGCCATCCGATGGCTTCGGCACGATGACTCGCGCCGTCCTGCAGCGAACGAGGTGCTGCGGCATGTGCGCTTCCCGCTCATGCGCTCCTCTGAGCTGGTGGACCGTGTGCAGACTGTGGACATCATGGTGGAGGATGTGTTGTGCAGGCAGTACCTACTTGAGGCCTTTAATTATCAGATACTTCCTTTTCGCCAGCACGAGATGCAGTCCCCTCGCACCGTCATTCGGTCAGATGTTGTCTCGCTTATTGCTTTCGGTGGCACACCGTACACTGACAATGACCGTACAGTGAGCTCAAAGGTGTACTGCCTGGCTGAAAGCACGGCGAGGCAGTTCAAGGAGCTGACCGACATGGAATCAGGCTGCAGCCACGCCTGTGTTTCCGTTCTCGACAATTTTGTTTACGTGGTGGGGGGCCAGCATCTGCAGTACCGTAGCGGTGAAGGCGCTGTGGACATCTGTTTCCGATACGATCCCCATCTCAACCAGTGGTTGCGCATCAGGCCGATGCAGGAGAGCCGCATTCAGTTCCAGCTCAACGTACTGCAAGGACAGCTGTATGCCACCGGGGGGCGCAACAGATCCGGCAGCCTTTCATCTGTTGAATGTTACTGCCCCAAGAAAAACGAATGGACGTACGTGGATTCGCTAAAGAGAAGGATATGGGGTCACGCAGGGGCAACATGCGGAGATAAACTTTATATCTCCGGGGGATATGGGGTTTCCGTGGAGGATAAGAAGTCTCTTCATTGCTATGATCCAGCCACAGACCAGTGGGATTTCAAATGCCCAATGAATGAGCCACGAGTGCTGCATGCCATGATCAGTGTAAATGAGCGTGTCTATGCTCTTGGAGGAAGAATGGACCACGTGGACCGCTGCTTCGACGTTCTTGCCGTGGAATATTACGTTCCGGAGACGGATCAGTGGACCACGGTTAGTCCGATGCGTGCAGGCCAGTCTGAGGCAGGCTGTTGCTTATTGGACAGAAAGATTTACGTTGTCGGAGGATACAACTGGCATCTGAATAACGTCACGAGCATCGTCCAAGTCTATAACACCGAAATGGACGAGTGGGAGAGGGATCTGCACTTCCCAGAATCCTTCGCTGGAATTGCTTGTACACCTATAATACTGCCACAAACTGCCACACAGAGGTGA